The following are encoded together in the Pedobacter sp. D749 genome:
- a CDS encoding PepSY domain-containing protein: protein MKKFKKIAAFIHLWLGLISGVIITIVAFTGCIYVFEEELFNFFHQDIVYTKAAGKPLPLYILEEKAQKALPVDEKFNRVEVKSDQYAYVFSASKANKKAKSFFYLGQVAYNKDVYIDQFSGKVLGVIDIKHEFFSVVRLIHQYLLFKKPIGSFIVGSSVLLFLIIIFTGFIIWLPKKLKNIRQRLTVKWNARFKRLNWDLHSTFGFYVIPFALVIVITGLVWSFKWWELGVYKSLGTAKKPVLLREYVQSPAEHKTRLASNLALNTLIRLNKGNYTAILLNYPEEEKASMMATVQIIHSGDAWRGLSYFYFNPNTGLLTDQMLHQNKPLGLKWRNSNLDIHDGGLFGWPTKILAFMAALIIATLPTTGFLIWWGKRKKRGF, encoded by the coding sequence TTGAAAAAATTTAAAAAAATAGCTGCTTTTATACACCTGTGGCTTGGCCTGATCAGTGGTGTTATCATTACTATTGTAGCCTTTACGGGCTGCATATATGTTTTTGAAGAGGAGTTGTTTAATTTTTTCCATCAGGATATTGTTTATACAAAGGCAGCGGGTAAACCATTGCCTTTGTATATTTTAGAAGAAAAGGCACAGAAGGCACTTCCAGTTGACGAAAAATTTAATCGTGTAGAAGTAAAATCAGATCAATACGCCTACGTATTTTCAGCTTCTAAAGCCAATAAAAAGGCTAAATCATTTTTTTATCTTGGTCAGGTAGCATATAATAAAGATGTGTATATCGATCAGTTTAGCGGAAAGGTTCTCGGGGTTATTGATATTAAACATGAATTTTTTAGCGTAGTCAGACTGATTCATCAATATTTGCTATTTAAGAAGCCTATTGGAAGTTTTATCGTAGGCTCTTCTGTCCTCCTGTTTTTGATTATTATTTTTACAGGCTTTATCATCTGGCTTCCTAAAAAGCTAAAAAACATCAGACAACGCTTAACAGTAAAGTGGAATGCAAGGTTTAAACGACTTAACTGGGATTTGCACAGTACGTTTGGTTTTTATGTGATTCCATTTGCATTGGTAATCGTTATCACTGGCCTGGTTTGGTCATTTAAATGGTGGGAACTGGGCGTTTATAAATCATTGGGCACAGCTAAAAAGCCGGTTTTGTTAAGAGAATATGTACAATCTCCGGCTGAACATAAAACCAGGTTAGCTAGTAACCTGGCCTTAAATACACTAATCAGATTAAATAAAGGGAATTACACAGCGATCCTGCTAAATTATCCAGAAGAAGAAAAAGCAAGTATGATGGCTACCGTTCAGATCATTCATTCAGGAGATGCCTGGCGGGGATTAAGTTATTTCTACTTCAATCCAAATACGGGTTTGCTTACGGATCAAATGTTACATCAGAATAAGCCATTGGGTTTAAAATGGCGCAATTCAAACCTTGATATCCATGATGGTGGCTTATTTGGCTGGCCTACTAAGATACTCGCATTTATGGCTGCGTTAATTATTGCAACCTTGCCCACTACCGGATTTTTGATCTGGTGGGGAAAAAGAAAAAAAAGAGGCTTTTGA
- a CDS encoding glycosyltransferase yields MSRSVKKLLIIGLVWPEPTSSAAGTRMIQLVDLFLNKDYEITFASAASKSDFSYDFTQTPVIEQQIKLNDESFNSFLKTLNPEIVMFDRFMVEEQYGWRVQQECPDALRILDTEDLHCLRSARQQSDKKKQVLDFFSDTAKREIASILRCDLSLIISEVEMDILKNQFKIDPSLIYYLPFLEEEINQQVIEKWNSFEDRADFVFIGNFLHEPNWNTVQVLKTKVWPILRKRLPGANLNIFGSYASQKVLQLDNKGEKFLIKGRALDARETIAKHRILLAPIQFGAGVKGKFIDAMQVGTPSVTTSVGAEAMKGDLDWNGSTEDDLELFIEEAVKLYQDKNAWQVAQQNGVQIINQRYSAKYFADQFIKEIERLASDLTTHRQNNFFGQILNHHTVLSTKYMSLWIEEKNKK; encoded by the coding sequence ATGAGTAGAAGCGTAAAAAAATTATTGATTATTGGATTAGTCTGGCCCGAACCCACTTCTTCGGCAGCGGGAACACGGATGATTCAACTGGTCGATTTATTTTTGAACAAAGATTACGAAATCACTTTTGCCTCTGCAGCATCAAAAAGCGATTTCAGTTATGATTTCACACAAACTCCTGTTATTGAGCAGCAAATAAAGCTGAATGATGAAAGCTTTAATTCATTTTTAAAAACACTAAACCCTGAAATTGTCATGTTCGACCGTTTTATGGTAGAGGAACAATATGGTTGGCGGGTTCAGCAGGAATGCCCTGATGCATTGAGGATTTTAGATACAGAAGATTTACATTGCCTTAGAAGTGCGCGCCAGCAAAGCGATAAAAAAAAACAAGTTTTAGATTTCTTTTCTGACACTGCTAAAAGAGAAATTGCTTCAATTTTAAGATGCGATTTATCTTTAATCATTTCGGAAGTGGAGATGGATATCCTGAAAAATCAATTCAAAATTGATCCTTCACTGATTTATTATTTACCATTTCTGGAAGAAGAAATCAATCAGCAGGTGATCGAAAAATGGAATTCCTTTGAAGATCGGGCAGATTTTGTTTTCATTGGCAATTTCCTTCATGAGCCCAATTGGAATACCGTTCAGGTTTTAAAAACCAAAGTCTGGCCAATACTCAGAAAAAGGCTTCCAGGTGCAAATTTGAATATATTTGGATCTTATGCCTCGCAAAAAGTGCTGCAACTAGATAATAAAGGCGAAAAGTTCTTAATTAAAGGAAGAGCTTTAGATGCTAGGGAAACTATTGCCAAACACAGAATATTACTTGCCCCTATTCAATTCGGTGCGGGTGTAAAAGGTAAGTTTATCGATGCCATGCAGGTTGGCACGCCGTCGGTAACTACATCTGTTGGCGCAGAAGCCATGAAAGGTGATTTAGATTGGAATGGTAGCACTGAAGATGATCTGGAACTTTTTATCGAGGAAGCTGTAAAACTTTATCAGGATAAAAATGCCTGGCAAGTTGCACAGCAGAACGGTGTACAAATCATTAACCAAAGATATTCAGCAAAATATTTTGCTGATCAGTTCATTAAAGAAATCGAAAGATTAGCTTCAGATCTAACTACACACCGACAAAATAACTTTTTCGGACAGATATTAAATCATCACACGGTACTGAGTACAAAATACATGAGCTTGTGGATTGAAGAAAAAAACAAGAAATAG
- a CDS encoding DUF3810 domain-containing protein — protein sequence MRKNKSIYSKFIAVLIIALLIYLFGFFPTLVQKYYSTAFYPYISSALRFISALFPFAIGDMIYVLLIGFVIYKIVRFYKRRKSLKKQDRIVVPLQILIFFLILYIIFKIVWGLNYSRPSISEELGIGNEKYNVKELVVLCNYFVDKTNALKLRQNKVPAYTINELESKSAAAYSFMEKKNSVFRYSNPCLKWVLNSWIISKIGIEGYYAPLSGEANMNMNLPDFVKPYVSCHEIGHQLGIAYEDEANLLGYLTARNSPDVNYQYSANYEMLRYILFEIRMKSPEDYKLLYLKLSPRVLADFKIEKEFWRKYNGDMFGYMDAAFDRFLKLNNQKKGIDSYQDIVIWLWNIHKSEIQGSESQKIKR from the coding sequence ATGCGAAAAAATAAATCTATCTATTCAAAATTCATTGCAGTTTTAATAATTGCTTTGCTGATCTACCTTTTTGGCTTCTTCCCTACCCTTGTCCAAAAATATTATTCAACAGCTTTTTATCCTTACATTTCTTCAGCATTAAGGTTTATTTCTGCTCTGTTTCCTTTTGCTATTGGAGATATGATATATGTTTTACTTATTGGCTTTGTAATTTATAAAATCGTAAGGTTTTACAAAAGACGTAAATCACTAAAAAAACAGGATAGAATTGTTGTCCCCTTACAAATTTTAATTTTTTTCTTAATTCTCTATATCATTTTCAAAATCGTATGGGGTTTAAATTATAGCCGACCAAGTATTAGCGAGGAGTTAGGAATTGGCAACGAAAAATATAATGTTAAAGAATTAGTTGTTCTGTGCAATTATTTCGTTGATAAAACCAATGCCTTAAAATTGAGGCAAAATAAAGTGCCCGCTTACACGATTAATGAGCTCGAATCAAAATCTGCCGCTGCTTACTCATTTATGGAGAAAAAAAACTCAGTATTCAGATATTCCAATCCTTGCTTAAAATGGGTTTTAAATTCATGGATCATCAGTAAAATCGGCATCGAGGGTTATTATGCACCGCTTTCTGGCGAAGCTAATATGAATATGAATTTGCCAGATTTCGTTAAACCCTATGTAAGCTGCCACGAAATTGGGCACCAATTAGGCATTGCTTACGAAGATGAAGCTAATCTTTTGGGATACCTGACCGCAAGAAACAGTCCTGATGTGAATTACCAATATTCTGCCAATTATGAAATGTTGCGGTATATCTTATTCGAAATCCGGATGAAATCACCAGAGGACTATAAATTACTTTATTTAAAACTTTCACCTCGGGTTTTAGCTGATTTTAAAATTGAAAAAGAATTCTGGAGAAAATACAATGGTGATATGTTCGGTTATATGGATGCCGCTTTCGATCGTTTCTTAAAACTGAACAACCAGAAAAAAGGTATCGATAGCTATCAGGATATCGTTATTTGGCTGTGGAATATTCATAAGTCGGAAATTCAGGGATCTGAAAGTCAGAAGATCAAGCGATAA
- a CDS encoding type II toxin-antitoxin system VapC family toxin translates to MADQIIMVDTSILIDYFRKKDKSKTRLFDLSQKSENLCISSITEFEIYTGAKGEQADFWKAMLSGFIVFPFDSDAALMAVEVQNKLKRHRKSIDKADLFIAATAIAHDLYFDTLNYKHFENIEDLKLFKQ, encoded by the coding sequence ATGGCGGACCAAATAATAATGGTTGATACTTCTATTTTGATTGATTATTTCAGAAAAAAGGATAAATCAAAAACCAGATTATTTGATTTATCTCAAAAATCAGAAAACCTGTGCATATCCAGTATAACTGAATTTGAAATTTATACAGGTGCAAAAGGTGAGCAGGCAGATTTCTGGAAAGCCATGCTGTCTGGTTTTATTGTATTTCCATTCGATAGTGATGCAGCTTTGATGGCAGTAGAAGTTCAAAATAAACTAAAAAGGCATCGCAAGAGTATCGATAAAGCTGACTTGTTCATTGCAGCGACAGCTATTGCCCACGATTTATATTTCGATACACTTAATTACAAACATTTCGAGAATATTGAGGATTTGAAGCTATTTAAACAATGA
- a CDS encoding TonB-dependent receptor, whose product MSNLYKKLLFLIVFTGIYALASAQEVVTINGKVTDESGEVIPGVNVYADHGNEKTITDQKGNFNLSVSKTTSTIKFSYVGYITTSRNINLNRDKITFNVSLSPTKSDLQQVEITGRKEKTYKNTATFIGSKSEILLKDLPQSVSYASKELIADQGAVRVGEVVKNFSGVNQFTFYDDITIRGFRINGGSNTQLINGMRTSTGFWKQPLANYLERVEVLKGPSSALYGNASPGGVINRVTKKPLAETRKSLSLSMGSYNTFRALADVTGPANKDSTLLYRLNFGYEDANSFRDLQFDKNVVIAPSLTFLPSKNTSLNFDLVYNDSKSRLDRGQSVFGNGNLYSTPQSTSLNTGNDRLNEKTYNVALSLNHRFSENLNFTASYMKTGYSEDLYEHRSANDYVYNASGVANTNLVAMQIFNRIRKRYIDNFSGFINYKLKTGKIEQTIVAGYDFASEKLPVGASQLTALSYRNAANTGSLNFVKADYDKDPTNYIKRFLVVNNLLVPNVPSFNLNDVMGSQRMQDDSKNFFTQAAYDPTYYFLHAGYVQDNIKFGKLQALIGLRYEYYTDFANYLKPTEAKAHSKALLPRFGLVYSATQNINLYGTYVMGYTPQTASAISNPNAGGPFDPLKSNMIEFGAKTSWLDDHLTASAAIYQIKQTNVLYPANVEGQPDLLRAVGEERSRGIEFDIIGRIIPQLSILASYSYNQAMITDSPIASEVGIQKPNAPHHTANIWAKYNFNDGILKGLGIGAGSNYVDSRILSLNFNQTIPSYTLFNAALYYNVGKVQVQFNMNNITNKVHWVGGYDYLRLFPGTPSNYLFTLGYTFN is encoded by the coding sequence ATGTCTAATCTTTATAAGAAACTGTTATTTCTAATTGTTTTTACGGGTATTTATGCCCTTGCCTCAGCCCAGGAAGTGGTGACCATAAATGGTAAAGTAACCGATGAATCCGGTGAAGTAATCCCTGGAGTTAATGTATATGCTGATCATGGAAATGAAAAAACAATCACCGATCAAAAAGGAAATTTTAATTTATCTGTGAGCAAAACCACATCGACAATTAAATTCAGCTATGTTGGTTACATCACTACCAGCAGAAATATTAATCTGAATCGTGATAAAATCACTTTTAATGTGAGCTTATCTCCAACAAAATCAGATTTACAACAGGTTGAAATAACCGGCAGGAAAGAGAAAACCTATAAAAATACCGCCACATTTATTGGAAGTAAATCAGAAATTTTATTAAAAGATTTACCACAATCGGTTTCTTATGCAAGTAAAGAACTAATTGCAGATCAGGGTGCTGTACGGGTTGGTGAAGTGGTTAAAAACTTCAGCGGCGTAAATCAGTTCACATTTTATGATGACATCACTATTCGTGGTTTCAGAATTAATGGCGGCAGCAATACCCAGTTAATCAACGGCATGCGTACCAGCACTGGTTTCTGGAAACAGCCCCTGGCCAATTACCTGGAGCGTGTTGAAGTATTAAAAGGCCCGTCATCAGCACTTTATGGCAATGCGAGTCCGGGTGGTGTGATCAACCGTGTAACCAAAAAACCTTTGGCAGAAACCCGTAAATCATTGAGCCTTTCTATGGGAAGTTACAATACTTTCCGTGCGCTTGCCGATGTTACCGGACCTGCAAATAAAGATAGTACGTTACTATACCGCTTAAACTTTGGTTATGAGGATGCAAATTCATTCCGCGATTTACAATTTGATAAAAATGTGGTTATTGCACCATCACTCACGTTTTTACCTTCGAAAAACACCAGTTTAAACTTCGACCTGGTTTACAATGATTCAAAAAGCCGTTTAGATCGTGGACAATCCGTTTTTGGGAATGGAAACCTGTATTCTACGCCACAATCAACTTCACTAAATACAGGGAACGATCGGCTGAATGAGAAAACTTATAATGTTGCACTTTCCTTAAATCACCGTTTTAGTGAGAACCTGAATTTTACAGCTTCTTACATGAAGACAGGATACAGCGAAGATTTGTATGAGCACAGAAGTGCCAATGACTATGTTTACAATGCATCAGGAGTTGCCAATACCAATTTAGTTGCCATGCAGATTTTTAACCGAATCCGTAAAAGATATATTGATAACTTCTCTGGATTTATTAACTACAAGCTTAAAACTGGTAAAATAGAACAAACTATTGTTGCCGGATATGATTTCGCCAGCGAGAAACTACCTGTTGGCGCCTCACAATTAACCGCATTATCTTATAGAAATGCGGCTAATACGGGTTCTTTAAATTTCGTGAAAGCTGATTATGATAAGGATCCTACCAATTATATCAAGCGCTTCCTTGTGGTAAATAATTTGCTGGTACCGAATGTACCATCTTTCAACCTGAATGATGTAATGGGGTCACAACGCATGCAGGATGACAGCAAAAACTTTTTTACCCAGGCGGCTTATGATCCAACATACTATTTTCTGCATGCCGGTTACGTACAGGACAATATCAAATTTGGTAAATTACAGGCCTTGATTGGACTACGCTACGAGTATTATACCGATTTCGCCAATTACCTTAAACCGACTGAAGCAAAAGCACATTCTAAAGCATTATTACCAAGATTTGGTTTAGTTTATTCAGCCACACAAAACATTAACCTTTACGGAACTTATGTAATGGGTTACACGCCACAAACCGCTTCGGCCATTTCCAACCCAAATGCCGGTGGACCATTTGATCCTTTAAAAAGCAATATGATTGAATTTGGTGCTAAAACCAGTTGGCTGGATGATCACTTAACAGCCTCTGCAGCCATTTACCAGATTAAACAAACCAATGTGCTTTATCCTGCAAATGTTGAAGGCCAACCAGATCTTTTACGTGCTGTAGGAGAAGAACGTTCAAGAGGGATTGAATTCGATATTATTGGTCGCATTATTCCTCAATTGAGTATACTGGCGTCTTATTCTTATAATCAGGCAATGATTACGGATAGTCCTATTGCATCAGAAGTTGGTATACAGAAACCAAATGCGCCTCATCATACCGCCAATATTTGGGCAAAATATAACTTCAATGATGGTATTTTGAAAGGACTAGGCATTGGCGCTGGTTCAAATTATGTAGATTCCAGAATTTTATCTTTGAATTTTAATCAAACGATTCCAAGCTATACTTTATTCAATGCGGCACTTTATTATAATGTTGGTAAGGTACAAGTACAGTTTAACATGAATAATATTACGAATAAAGTGCACTGGGTTGGCGGATACGATTACTTAAGACTTTTCCCGGGAACGCCATCAAATTATTTATTTACGTTAGGTTATACTTTCAATTAA
- a CDS encoding tRNA-(ms[2]io[6]A)-hydroxylase encodes MLGLKLLTDPRWANIAESNLEEILSDHAWCEQKAATNAITLITQNSEHQDLVDELTAIAIEEMQHFQMVIEIIKKRGYTLSRERKDDYVGRLVKFSKKDGSRNMAFIDRLLFAAMIEARSCERFRVLSLNIKDAELAKFYHELMVSEAGHYTTFLNFARKYSTDVDVDKRWKEWLDFEGELIQSFGTKEAIHG; translated from the coding sequence ATGTTAGGATTAAAATTGTTGACAGACCCACGTTGGGCAAATATTGCGGAATCGAATTTAGAAGAAATTTTATCTGACCATGCCTGGTGCGAACAAAAAGCGGCTACCAATGCCATTACCTTGATCACTCAAAATTCTGAACATCAGGATCTGGTAGATGAACTAACCGCCATTGCCATTGAAGAGATGCAGCATTTCCAGATGGTTATTGAAATTATAAAAAAACGAGGTTACACCTTAAGCCGCGAACGGAAAGATGATTATGTTGGTCGTTTGGTGAAATTCAGTAAAAAAGACGGAAGCCGGAATATGGCTTTTATTGACAGGTTATTGTTTGCTGCAATGATTGAAGCCAGAAGTTGTGAACGGTTCAGGGTACTTTCGTTAAATATTAAAGATGCTGAACTGGCTAAGTTTTATCACGAACTGATGGTTTCAGAAGCAGGACATTACACGACATTTTTAAACTTTGCCCGTAAATACAGTACGGATGTAGATGTAGATAAACGCTGGAAAGAATGGCTGGATTTTGAAGGCGAATTGATTCAAAGTTTCGGAACTAAAGAAGCGATACACGGGTAA
- a CDS encoding TonB-dependent receptor yields the protein MKKHLFYLLLGLYLLPITSFAQNIIKGKVTTLKGEGIMAASVKEKGTGKGTVTDQNGDFQISVSDKGTLVVSAIGYETREVVTTAGPLTIILSESSQNLGDFVVVGTRGKGRSSILTPVPVDVIKINQVNMPTAKMDLTSILNAASPSFNFNKQSGSDGADQIDLATLRGLGPDQTLVLVNGKRRHQTAFVAVFGTRGRGNSGTDLNAIPESSIDRVEILRDGASAQYGSDAIAGVINLILKEDVGVLSVNAGYSGYYDPRNNTHYAKELGQYRHSGAIDGNAFSLGANYGVALGKNNGFINFSGNFFANGKTFRQNLNTDLSTKDGLPINTVRRSTGDGSVTSGGLMYNMELPIANTKTVIYSFGGGNMKASDAYAYTRNLSGRPERFPDGVAGNPILQTTIDGETYFDPIIQTKIQDLSFAAGVKGIWGKDWNWDLSNTLGRNNFHFYGDQTFNASLGAGKTHFDDGGFSFLQNTVNFNLSKAIPTVASGLNLAFGLEHRYENYKIYAGEKDSYSNYNPDKATGSQGFPGYQPGDEVNAGRSNVAAYVDAELDATDKWLIGVAVRAENYNDFGFTSNYKFATRYKLTNNFNVRGSISTGFRAPSLQQINFSNTFTNVQGGKVFEVKIAPNYSPITKAAGIPDLKQEKSVNASLGFSWKPVSEITVTLDGYRINIKDRVVLSGQFDESIPALKPILNQLNVAQAQFFANAVNTTNYGLDLVVDYTKRFDNKSIKVLFTGNLNHLNIDKINIPNALSGSYENQQAFFSDREQAYIKASAPPVKLGLNLDYGFGNWMVGTHFLYYGKISILGYGYANTYPPLVELDNDPSKTVLEQFNYSGKMVTDVYASYKISKKVTVFFGADNVFNIHPDYGYVQGAKLSAYDGETGGAWDAVQMGFNGRKLFTKLAFNF from the coding sequence ATGAAAAAACATCTATTTTATCTATTGCTTGGGCTTTATTTACTCCCAATAACCTCTTTTGCGCAAAATATTATAAAAGGTAAGGTCACAACATTGAAAGGAGAAGGAATTATGGCCGCTTCTGTTAAGGAGAAAGGTACAGGAAAGGGTACTGTTACCGATCAGAATGGAGATTTTCAGATTTCAGTTTCTGATAAAGGAACCTTAGTTGTAAGTGCTATTGGATATGAAACCAGAGAAGTAGTAACAACAGCCGGACCTTTAACAATTATTTTATCTGAAAGTTCACAAAATCTTGGCGATTTTGTGGTGGTCGGAACCCGTGGTAAAGGCCGCTCTTCTATTCTTACGCCTGTTCCCGTTGATGTGATTAAAATTAATCAGGTGAACATGCCTACTGCAAAAATGGATTTAACTTCAATTTTAAATGCTGCTTCACCGTCTTTTAATTTTAACAAACAAAGCGGATCTGATGGTGCAGATCAAATAGATTTGGCTACGCTCAGAGGTTTGGGGCCAGATCAGACATTGGTTTTGGTAAATGGCAAACGTCGTCACCAAACAGCCTTTGTTGCAGTATTCGGAACCAGGGGAAGAGGGAATTCAGGAACAGATTTAAATGCAATTCCGGAATCTTCGATAGACCGTGTTGAGATTTTACGCGATGGTGCATCGGCACAATATGGATCGGATGCAATTGCAGGGGTAATTAACTTAATATTGAAAGAGGATGTTGGTGTATTAAGTGTTAATGCCGGGTATTCAGGTTATTATGATCCAAGAAACAACACCCATTATGCTAAAGAACTTGGGCAGTATCGCCACAGTGGCGCAATTGATGGGAATGCGTTTTCGTTAGGAGCCAATTATGGTGTTGCACTAGGCAAAAACAATGGTTTTATCAATTTTTCCGGGAACTTTTTTGCTAATGGAAAAACATTTAGGCAAAACCTGAATACAGATTTAAGTACCAAAGACGGCTTGCCTATTAATACTGTGAGGAGATCTACAGGAGATGGATCAGTAACCTCTGGCGGTTTAATGTATAATATGGAGCTGCCAATTGCAAATACAAAAACAGTCATTTACTCTTTTGGAGGTGGCAATATGAAAGCCTCTGATGCTTATGCATATACCAGAAATTTATCAGGGCGGCCTGAACGTTTTCCTGACGGAGTTGCCGGAAATCCTATTTTACAAACCACAATAGATGGAGAAACTTATTTTGATCCGATCATCCAGACAAAAATCCAGGATTTATCCTTTGCAGCAGGTGTAAAAGGTATCTGGGGTAAGGACTGGAACTGGGATTTAAGCAATACGCTGGGACGTAACAATTTCCATTTTTATGGCGATCAAACATTTAATGCTTCTCTTGGTGCTGGTAAAACTCATTTTGATGATGGGGGTTTTTCATTTTTGCAAAATACAGTCAACTTTAATTTGAGTAAGGCAATTCCAACTGTTGCATCCGGTTTGAATTTGGCTTTTGGCTTAGAGCATAGATATGAAAACTATAAAATTTACGCAGGAGAAAAAGATTCATATTCTAACTATAACCCAGATAAAGCTACAGGTTCTCAAGGTTTTCCGGGTTATCAGCCAGGCGACGAGGTTAATGCAGGCAGATCTAATGTTGCTGCTTATGTTGATGCAGAATTGGATGCTACCGATAAGTGGCTTATAGGTGTTGCTGTTAGGGCAGAAAATTACAATGATTTTGGCTTCACCAGTAATTACAAATTTGCGACCCGTTATAAATTAACAAACAATTTTAATGTTCGTGGATCGATAAGTACAGGTTTTCGTGCACCTTCACTACAACAAATTAATTTTAGCAATACGTTTACAAACGTGCAGGGAGGCAAGGTTTTCGAAGTTAAAATCGCACCGAACTACAGTCCAATTACAAAAGCAGCCGGAATTCCTGACCTGAAACAAGAAAAATCTGTTAATGCAAGTTTAGGCTTTTCGTGGAAACCAGTTTCTGAAATTACGGTAACCCTGGATGGCTATCGCATTAATATTAAAGACAGGGTGGTACTATCTGGTCAATTTGACGAAAGTATTCCCGCTTTAAAACCAATTTTGAATCAGTTAAATGTTGCACAGGCGCAGTTTTTTGCAAATGCAGTTAACACCACAAATTATGGTTTGGATTTAGTTGTAGATTATACTAAGCGCTTTGACAATAAAAGTATTAAGGTCTTATTTACCGGAAACTTAAATCATTTAAATATTGATAAAATTAACATTCCGAATGCTTTAAGTGGTTCTTATGAAAATCAGCAGGCATTTTTTAGTGACAGGGAGCAAGCATATATTAAAGCATCTGCTCCCCCTGTAAAACTGGGCTTAAACTTAGATTATGGGTTTGGTAATTGGATGGTTGGAACGCATTTTCTATACTATGGCAAAATTTCGATTTTAGGGTATGGTTATGCAAACACTTATCCACCATTGGTTGAACTGGATAATGATCCAAGCAAAACGGTTTTAGAACAGTTTAATTATTCAGGCAAAATGGTTACTGATGTTTATGCTTCTTACAAAATCTCGAAAAAAGTGACAGTGTTTTTTGGTGCAGATAACGTATTTAATATTCACCCTGATTATGGTTACGTACAAGGCGCAAAACTTTCTGCCTACGATGGTGAAACAGGTGGTGCATGGGATGCGGTTCAGATGGGCTTTAATGGTCGGAAACTCTTTACCAAATTGGCTTTTAATTTTTAA